The Deinococcus wulumuqiensis R12 genome has a window encoding:
- a CDS encoding ABC transporter ATP-binding protein has product MTNPSSEYDKGFDMGLTRRIIAYLGPYKTLAASGVLLALLTAALQPLPTLLQRYAIDHYLVPYTNGSNLDAAALYQGLTMVVLGYVGLRVLEFALTYLSTITVGYLGQNVLRDIRADVFGKLQRLHLRYFDQNPVGRLITRVTSDVDAINQFITGGLISLLTSTFLIIVFMTVMLTVNWRLALIAFTVLPFLFFATNFFRGKLREAFRETRTQQAIVNSKLNENITGMLTVQLFGRERRSSLDFDHSNRALLGSLENSVKWFSLFMPTVAVLGQVAIALVLYFAARQLLGVDVVGTGAAAAISVGTLFAFVQWTQQLFQPIQDLADVFNNLQAATASSERIFGVLDTEEEITDKPGAKPLENFRGQVDFDRVWFAYSEDVTAQTPDADDRWILRDFDLHIRPGESVALVGATGAGKTSVTALVSRFYDVQRGAVKVDGIDVRDLAQHDLRRHVGVVLQDVFLFAGTIESNLTLNNPDIPHERVVEACQYVGVHDYILSLEQGYQTEVRERGATLSTGQKQLLAFARALIQNPDILLVLDEATANVDTETELRIQDALKKVMQGRTSIIIAHRLSTIEHCDRIIVMRRGRIVEQGSHAELLAQGGYYAKLNQLQYAGAAD; this is encoded by the coding sequence ATGACCAACCCGTCTTCCGAGTACGACAAGGGCTTCGACATGGGCCTGACGCGGCGCATCATCGCCTACCTCGGGCCGTACAAGACCCTGGCGGCGTCGGGCGTGCTGCTCGCGCTGCTCACGGCGGCACTTCAGCCGCTGCCCACGCTCCTGCAGCGCTACGCCATCGACCATTACCTCGTGCCGTACACCAACGGCAGCAACCTCGACGCCGCCGCGCTCTATCAGGGCCTGACGATGGTGGTGCTGGGCTACGTGGGACTGAGGGTGCTGGAGTTCGCCCTGACCTACCTCTCCACCATCACGGTGGGGTATCTGGGGCAGAACGTGCTGCGCGACATCCGCGCCGACGTGTTCGGCAAGTTGCAGCGCCTGCACCTGCGCTACTTCGACCAGAACCCGGTGGGCCGCCTGATTACCCGTGTGACCAGTGACGTGGACGCCATCAACCAGTTCATTACCGGCGGACTGATTTCGCTGCTCACCAGCACCTTCCTCATCATCGTGTTCATGACGGTGATGCTGACGGTCAACTGGCGCCTCGCCCTGATCGCCTTTACCGTGCTGCCCTTCCTGTTTTTCGCCACCAACTTTTTCCGGGGCAAGCTGCGCGAGGCGTTCCGGGAAACCCGCACCCAGCAGGCCATTGTGAACTCCAAACTCAACGAGAACATCACCGGGATGCTGACGGTGCAGCTGTTCGGGCGCGAGCGGCGCAGTTCGCTGGACTTCGACCATTCCAACCGGGCGCTGCTGGGGTCGCTGGAAAACTCGGTGAAGTGGTTTTCGCTGTTCATGCCCACCGTGGCGGTGCTGGGGCAGGTCGCCATCGCCCTGGTGCTGTACTTCGCCGCCCGGCAGCTTCTGGGGGTGGACGTGGTCGGCACCGGCGCCGCCGCCGCGATTTCGGTGGGGACGCTCTTTGCCTTCGTGCAGTGGACCCAGCAACTCTTTCAGCCGATTCAGGACCTCGCCGACGTGTTCAACAACCTCCAGGCCGCCACCGCCAGCAGCGAGCGCATCTTCGGGGTGCTCGACACCGAGGAAGAAATCACCGACAAACCCGGCGCCAAGCCCCTGGAGAACTTCCGGGGACAGGTGGATTTCGACCGGGTGTGGTTCGCCTACAGCGAGGACGTGACGGCGCAGACGCCCGATGCCGACGACCGCTGGATTCTGCGTGATTTCGACCTGCACATCCGCCCTGGCGAGAGCGTGGCGCTCGTGGGGGCCACCGGCGCGGGCAAGACGAGCGTGACGGCGCTGGTCAGCCGCTTCTACGACGTGCAGCGCGGCGCGGTGAAGGTGGACGGCATAGACGTGCGCGACCTCGCGCAGCACGACCTGCGGCGGCATGTCGGGGTGGTGCTCCAGGACGTGTTCCTGTTCGCCGGGACCATCGAAAGCAACCTCACGCTGAACAACCCCGACATCCCGCACGAACGGGTGGTGGAGGCCTGCCAGTACGTCGGCGTCCACGACTACATTCTCTCGCTGGAACAGGGGTACCAGACCGAGGTGCGCGAGCGCGGCGCCACCCTCTCCACCGGGCAAAAGCAGCTCCTGGCCTTCGCCCGCGCCCTGATTCAGAACCCCGACATCCTGCTGGTGCTGGACGAGGCGACCGCCAACGTAGACACCGAGACCGAACTGCGGATTCAGGACGCGCTGAAAAAGGTGATGCAGGGCCGCACCTCCATCATCATCGCCCACCGCCTCAGCACCATCGAGCACTGCGACCGCATCATCGTGATGCGCCGGGGCCGCATCGTGGAGCAGGGCAGCCACGCCGAGCTGCTCGCACAGGGCGGGTACTACGCCAAGCTCAACCAGCTCCAGTACGCGGGCGCCGCCGACTGA
- a CDS encoding M3 family oligoendopeptidase: MSTQEMPRWRTDDLYTGLDDARFTADLEALRSEVRELTELFDTQGIRKGGAAVSAEALAQAIDALNSVSRRLGEVRAYVNAFTSTDSRDAAAQQRMGELTTLALPLSPLHSRLTAWLGGAEEGQLHDLFAGSELVRDHEHFVRRAVTFARHQMTPAEEDLAAQLRPSGAGGWAKLHGNFTSQLRGEYRGESLPVTALRALATDPDESVRRDAFDAELKVWEQSSTVTAACMNGVKGEDGTLARRRGFAEPLDVSLLQNGIDRETLGAMQGAVVRSLPDFRRYFAAKARALGKEKLDWWDLFAPLGESQTEWTYPAGADFVERQFRGYSDKLGDFAARAFAEDWVDAGPRDGKRGGAFCMGWRQGDSRILMNHSPSLDSVSTLAHELGHGYHNLVKAGRTPLQKQTPMTLAETASIFCETIIQNAALESAEGAEKLYVLETQLLGHAQVVVDIHSRFLFERAVFEKRAERDLTAQELCDLMTGAQRESYGDALATLHPYMWAVKPHYYGSTFYNYPYTFGLLFGLGLYAQYEKARAEGQAQDFQRRYDELLSATGLADARTLAQDFGIDLHAPDFWEGSLNVIRRQIDEYERTVD; encoded by the coding sequence ATGTCAACACAAGAGATGCCGCGCTGGCGGACCGACGACCTGTACACCGGGCTGGACGACGCCCGCTTCACCGCCGACCTGGAGGCCCTGCGGAGTGAGGTTCGGGAGCTGACCGAGCTGTTCGACACGCAGGGCATTCGCAAGGGAGGCGCCGCCGTCAGCGCTGAGGCGCTCGCGCAGGCCATCGACGCGCTCAACAGCGTTTCCCGGCGACTGGGCGAAGTGCGGGCGTATGTCAACGCTTTTACGTCCACCGACAGCCGCGACGCCGCCGCGCAGCAGCGCATGGGCGAGCTGACCACGCTGGCACTGCCCCTCTCGCCGCTGCACTCCCGGCTGACCGCGTGGCTGGGCGGCGCGGAGGAAGGGCAACTGCACGACCTGTTCGCCGGGTCCGAACTGGTCCGGGACCACGAGCATTTCGTGCGCCGCGCGGTGACGTTCGCCCGGCACCAGATGACCCCCGCCGAGGAAGACCTCGCCGCGCAGTTGCGGCCCAGCGGCGCGGGCGGCTGGGCCAAGCTGCACGGCAACTTCACCAGCCAGTTGCGCGGCGAGTACCGGGGCGAGTCGCTGCCGGTCACGGCGCTGCGGGCACTGGCGACCGACCCCGACGAGAGCGTGCGCCGCGACGCCTTCGACGCCGAACTGAAGGTCTGGGAGCAGAGCAGCACGGTCACGGCGGCCTGCATGAACGGGGTCAAGGGCGAAGACGGCACGCTGGCCCGGCGCCGGGGCTTTGCCGAGCCGCTCGACGTGAGCCTGCTGCAAAACGGCATCGACCGCGAGACCCTCGGCGCCATGCAGGGCGCGGTGGTGCGCTCGCTGCCCGACTTCCGGCGGTATTTCGCGGCCAAGGCGCGGGCGCTGGGCAAAGAGAAGCTCGACTGGTGGGACCTGTTCGCGCCGCTGGGTGAGTCGCAGACCGAGTGGACCTACCCGGCGGGGGCAGACTTCGTGGAGCGGCAGTTCCGGGGCTACTCGGACAAGCTGGGAGACTTTGCCGCCCGCGCCTTTGCCGAGGACTGGGTGGACGCCGGACCCCGCGACGGCAAGCGCGGCGGGGCGTTTTGCATGGGCTGGCGGCAGGGCGACAGCCGCATCCTGATGAACCACAGCCCCAGCCTCGACAGCGTGTCCACCCTGGCCCACGAACTCGGGCACGGTTACCACAACCTCGTCAAGGCCGGGCGCACCCCGCTGCAAAAGCAGACGCCCATGACGCTGGCCGAAACCGCCTCCATCTTCTGCGAAACCATCATTCAGAATGCCGCGCTGGAGAGTGCCGAGGGCGCCGAAAAGCTGTACGTGCTCGAAACGCAGCTCCTGGGGCACGCGCAGGTCGTGGTGGACATCCACAGCCGCTTCCTGTTCGAGCGGGCGGTGTTCGAAAAGCGGGCCGAGCGTGACCTGACCGCGCAGGAACTGTGCGACCTGATGACCGGGGCGCAGCGCGAGAGCTACGGCGACGCCCTCGCCACGCTGCATCCCTACATGTGGGCCGTCAAGCCGCACTACTACGGCTCGACCTTCTACAACTACCCCTACACCTTCGGGCTGCTCTTTGGCCTGGGCCTGTACGCCCAGTACGAGAAGGCCCGCGCCGAGGGTCAGGCGCAGGACTTTCAGCGCCGTTACGACGAACTGCTGTCCGCCACCGGACTGGCCGACGCCCGCACGCTGGCGCAGGATTTCGGCATCGACCTGCACGCGCCCGACTTCTGGGAAGGCAGCCTGAACGTGATTCGGCGCCAGATTGACGAGTACGAACGCACGGTGGACTGA
- a CDS encoding glycine--tRNA ligase codes for MPATSMEELVSLCKRRGFIFQGSEIYGGLQGFYDYGPLGVELKNNIKAAWWRSNVYERDDMEGLDASIIMHRMVLRHSGHEATFSDPMIDNKKNNKRYRLDHLLKDQKADVQAKVAEIMGESADNFAALVAALNAKPAQASAAFKEAGVRDPFSGEVGDWTDPKPFNMMFKTTIGPVADDESYGYLRPETAQGIFTNFKNVVDSTSRRLPFGIAQIGKAFRNEITPRNFIFRVRELEQMEIEFFVVPGTDEEWHEHWLEKRLKWWEDQGVPRSKIEILDVPKEDLAHYSKRTYDLMYDYPTLGHEEIEGIANRSDYDLGSHTKSQSELGLVAKVEENADSIAKLTIPHPETNKPVVPFVIEPSAGVDRAMLAVLSEAFTKETLDNGNERIVLKLKPHLAPIKVAVIPLARNKEEITSVAKKIKAELQGLGLGRVLYEDSGNIGKAYRRHDEVGTPFCVTVDFDTVGKGEDAALTDTVTVRDRDTLAQERVKISELAGWIQAKLR; via the coding sequence ATGCCCGCAACTTCAATGGAAGAACTCGTCAGCCTGTGCAAACGCCGGGGCTTTATTTTTCAGGGGTCCGAGATTTACGGCGGCCTGCAGGGGTTCTACGACTACGGCCCGCTCGGTGTGGAGCTGAAAAACAACATCAAGGCGGCGTGGTGGCGCTCCAACGTGTACGAGCGCGACGACATGGAAGGCCTGGACGCCTCCATCATCATGCACCGCATGGTGCTGCGGCACTCGGGGCACGAGGCGACCTTTTCCGACCCCATGATCGACAACAAGAAGAACAACAAGCGCTACCGCCTCGACCACCTGCTCAAAGACCAGAAGGCCGACGTGCAGGCCAAAGTCGCCGAAATCATGGGGGAAAGTGCGGACAACTTTGCTGCGCTGGTGGCCGCCCTGAACGCCAAACCCGCGCAGGCTTCAGCCGCGTTCAAGGAAGCGGGCGTGCGTGACCCCTTTTCCGGCGAGGTGGGCGACTGGACCGACCCCAAGCCGTTCAACATGATGTTCAAGACGACCATCGGCCCGGTGGCGGACGACGAGAGCTACGGCTACCTGCGCCCCGAAACCGCGCAGGGCATCTTCACCAACTTCAAGAACGTGGTGGACTCCACCAGCCGCCGCCTGCCCTTCGGCATCGCGCAGATCGGCAAGGCGTTTCGCAACGAAATCACGCCGCGCAACTTCATCTTCCGGGTGCGTGAACTCGAGCAGATGGAAATCGAGTTCTTCGTCGTGCCGGGTACCGACGAGGAGTGGCACGAGCACTGGCTGGAAAAGCGCCTGAAATGGTGGGAAGACCAGGGCGTGCCGCGCAGCAAGATCGAGATTCTGGACGTGCCGAAAGAAGACCTCGCGCACTACTCCAAGCGCACCTACGACCTGATGTACGACTACCCCACCCTGGGGCACGAGGAAATCGAGGGCATCGCCAACCGCTCCGACTACGACCTGGGCAGCCACACCAAGTCCCAGAGCGAACTCGGCCTGGTGGCGAAGGTGGAAGAAAACGCCGACTCCATCGCCAAGCTGACCATTCCACACCCTGAGACGAATAAGCCGGTCGTGCCGTTCGTGATCGAGCCGTCGGCGGGCGTGGACCGCGCCATGCTGGCGGTGCTGAGCGAAGCCTTTACCAAGGAAACGCTGGACAACGGCAACGAGCGCATCGTGCTGAAGCTGAAGCCCCACCTCGCGCCCATCAAGGTCGCCGTGATTCCGCTGGCCCGCAACAAGGAAGAAATCACGAGCGTGGCGAAGAAAATCAAGGCCGAACTGCAAGGCCTGGGCCTGGGCCGCGTGCTGTACGAGGACAGCGGCAACATCGGCAAGGCCTACCGCCGCCACGACGAGGTGGGCACGCCGTTTTGCGTGACGGTGGACTTCGACACCGTAGGCAAGGGCGAGGACGCTGCCCTCACCGACACGGTGACGGTGCGTGACCGCGACACGCTCGCGCAGGAGCGCGTGAAAATCAGCGAGTTGGCGGGCTGGATTCAGGCCAAACTGCGCTGA
- a CDS encoding phosphate signaling complex PhoU family protein: MSDLSHPTHLAQAQVTGRFLRMLSIILELLAAVRDADGRAEFAGLTARAHEFERETNRLEREIEDTCLSAFAAGLSEADLAFHLMVFRSLANLERVGDYAFSVARDLEAYAPRARSSTLQDLLPLIRLLSEMVERLAYAFAERDLTAARDVIRLDFEQVDSLYEQMHRASLTRLMERPEDNEVALTAGRMARSLERLGDHLVNVAERLETLLLREGRVATGLH, from the coding sequence ATGTCCGACCTTTCCCACCCCACCCATCTGGCCCAGGCCCAGGTGACGGGGCGGTTTCTGCGCATGCTGAGCATCATTCTGGAACTGCTCGCCGCCGTGCGCGACGCCGACGGGCGGGCCGAGTTCGCCGGGTTGACTGCGCGGGCGCACGAGTTCGAGAGGGAAACGAACCGGCTCGAACGCGAAATCGAGGACACCTGCCTCAGTGCCTTCGCCGCCGGGCTGAGCGAGGCCGACCTCGCCTTTCACCTGATGGTGTTTCGCAGCCTCGCCAACCTCGAACGGGTGGGCGACTACGCCTTCAGCGTGGCCCGCGACCTGGAAGCCTACGCGCCGCGTGCCCGCAGTTCGACCCTGCAGGACCTGCTGCCGCTGATCCGGCTGCTGAGCGAGATGGTCGAGCGCCTCGCCTACGCCTTTGCCGAGCGCGACCTGACGGCGGCCCGCGACGTGATTCGGCTGGACTTCGAGCAGGTGGACTCGCTCTATGAGCAGATGCACCGCGCTTCGCTCACCCGCCTGATGGAGCGGCCCGAGGACAACGAGGTGGCGCTGACCGCCGGGCGCATGGCCCGCAGTCTGGAGCGGCTGGGCGACCACCTCGTCAACGTGGCCGAGCGCCTCGAAACCCTGCTGCTGCGTGAGGGGCGCGTGGCGACGGGCCTGCACTGA
- a CDS encoding YcjF family protein → MLPLLKQVLDNFNFDVDAERSREENVEEVIKSAALLSGAVSAEPIPFADMLLITPLQAKMVLHIGKIYGFDITPERSREIAQELGATLAYGMVARQVMRGVAKMALPVIGGIITAPAVYGWTFALGRMAQNHFERKAQGLPPAGRQEQTRVIQESKAQTRRVLPSPQDFSDLASELRRRAEEKEKGTKGA, encoded by the coding sequence ATGCTGCCTCTGCTCAAACAGGTGCTCGACAACTTCAACTTCGATGTGGACGCCGAGCGTTCCAGGGAAGAGAACGTCGAGGAAGTCATCAAAAGCGCCGCGCTGCTTTCGGGGGCGGTGTCGGCCGAGCCGATTCCTTTTGCCGACATGCTGCTCATCACGCCCCTGCAGGCCAAGATGGTGCTGCACATCGGCAAGATCTACGGGTTCGATATCACCCCCGAGCGCAGCCGCGAAATCGCGCAGGAACTCGGCGCGACGCTGGCCTACGGCATGGTCGCCCGGCAGGTCATGCGCGGCGTGGCGAAGATGGCGCTGCCCGTGATCGGCGGCATCATCACCGCGCCCGCCGTGTACGGCTGGACCTTCGCGCTCGGGCGCATGGCGCAAAACCACTTCGAGCGCAAGGCGCAGGGGCTGCCCCCCGCAGGCCGACAGGAGCAGACCCGCGTGATTCAGGAGTCCAAGGCCCAGACCCGCCGGGTGCTGCCCAGCCCGCAGGACTTCAGCGACCTCGCCAGCGAACTGCGCCGCCGCGCCGAGGAAAAGGAAAAGGGCACCAAAGGGGCCTGA
- a CDS encoding Ig-like domain-containing protein, whose product MIKGTFSLLAAGLLLVACDSTSAPRPPVSYAPEVTLNSDPVTDPQRVDLRATVTARDAVERVAFYRDGKLLGEDREAPYTWTDRIEDGVTYTYQAYAYDVAGRRGVSDYYDVRQSPALESVSGQLYDFTSLTAPAEVKPWSGGAGTAELLAGGQSVQKAPLAADGTFTFDLKQKAPQSGWLPATPQSLLTLPGLSGCQGTASSSDPAARLVLGQVKVSAGKSGDAAPLKVLPPTQAGNAQLNYFSLGTLVYADRAVSLTGRLTCPAGQSRTVVDFQLPLQKGWNKVTQQITKPSGAALPSQISFASNFPQPEQWVLVPQLP is encoded by the coding sequence ATGATCAAAGGCACCTTTTCTCTGCTTGCTGCGGGCCTGCTGTTGGTGGCCTGCGATTCCACGTCCGCGCCGCGCCCGCCGGTCAGCTACGCGCCCGAAGTCACGCTGAACAGCGACCCGGTGACCGACCCGCAGCGGGTGGACCTGCGGGCCACTGTGACCGCCCGTGACGCGGTGGAGCGTGTGGCGTTCTACCGCGACGGCAAACTGCTCGGGGAGGACCGGGAGGCGCCCTACACCTGGACCGACCGCATCGAGGACGGCGTGACCTACACCTATCAGGCCTACGCCTACGACGTGGCGGGGCGGCGAGGCGTCAGCGACTATTACGACGTGAGACAGTCCCCCGCCCTCGAAAGCGTCAGCGGCCAGCTGTACGACTTCACGTCCCTGACCGCGCCTGCCGAGGTCAAGCCCTGGTCCGGGGGCGCCGGGACAGCCGAACTGCTCGCCGGGGGACAGAGCGTGCAGAAAGCGCCGCTGGCCGCCGACGGCACCTTCACCTTCGACCTGAAGCAGAAGGCGCCTCAGAGCGGCTGGCTGCCTGCCACCCCACAAAGCCTGCTGACCCTGCCGGGGCTTTCCGGCTGTCAGGGAACGGCCAGCAGCAGCGACCCGGCGGCGCGGCTGGTGCTGGGCCAGGTCAAGGTCAGCGCGGGCAAGAGCGGCGACGCTGCGCCCCTTAAGGTGCTGCCGCCCACCCAGGCAGGCAACGCCCAGCTCAATTACTTTTCGCTGGGTACGCTGGTCTACGCCGACCGCGCCGTCAGCCTGACGGGTCGGCTGACTTGCCCAGCGGGCCAGAGCCGCACGGTGGTGGATTTCCAGTTGCCGCTGCAAAAAGGCTGGAACAAGGTCACGCAGCAGATCACGAAGCCTTCCGGCGCAGCGTTGCCCTCGCAAATCAGTTTTGCCAGCAACTTCCCGCAACCCGAGCAGTGGGTGCTGGTGCCGCAACTGCCCTGA
- the pnp gene encoding polyribonucleotide nucleotidyltransferase → MIGKTFTTVLGGRELSIETGKLAKLVSGSVTVRYGDTLLLVTAQASDTQSKLDFLPLTVEFEERHYAVGKIPGSFQRREGRPGEKAILSARITDRQIRPLFPKGYRHETQVIITVLSADGQNAPDVLGPIGAAAALSVSDIPWAGPTACVRVGQIDGQYVVNPTTEQLTRSRMDLVVAGTREAVMMVECGAQTVSEEELVSAIEFAHREMQGVIDLIERMQAEVGREKFNFLVEQDLAHDYVPELTEKALAGGLKDALLTHSKKERGQKTKALRDSIIAGYVPDPEAEGAAELVTSLKNAYYKVEKQELRRLILEDDLRADGRNSRTVRPIWIEARPLPTAHGSAIFTRGETQVLGVTTLGTERDEILIDDLSAENGDKFLLHYNFPPYSTGEVKRMGGQSRREIGHGNLAKRAIRAVLPSFEEFPYVIRVVGEVLESNGSSSMATVCAGTLSLMDAGVPLKAPVAGVAMGLVMEGDKYRVLTDILGLEDALGDMDFKVCGSAEGVTALQMDIKVGGITPQIMREALAQAREGRLHILGKMAEVLAAPRSELSPTAPRILSMKINPELIGKVIGPGGKQVRELEAMGAQVTIEEDGTVRIFSASGEKAEAVKARIEEVTQEAKVGQEYEGTVVKVAPFGAFVNLFPGQDGMLHISQISEDRIESVDEVLKVGDKLKVKIVNVDDRGKIDLIRPELEGKVAPREPRAPRGGDRGSRPPRDGDRGPRRDFGERGPRPERPEGQRTETQPRSDSPRAERPATAPAPQEGGQSSDTPAAPVFPRRED, encoded by the coding sequence ATGATTGGAAAGACCTTTACCACGGTGCTCGGCGGACGCGAACTGAGCATCGAGACGGGCAAGCTCGCCAAGCTGGTGAGCGGCAGCGTGACCGTGCGCTACGGCGACACCCTGCTGCTTGTCACCGCCCAGGCCAGCGACACCCAGAGCAAGCTCGACTTTTTGCCGCTGACGGTGGAATTCGAAGAGCGCCACTACGCCGTGGGCAAGATTCCCGGTTCCTTTCAGCGCCGCGAGGGCCGCCCCGGTGAAAAGGCCATTCTCTCGGCGCGCATCACCGACCGCCAGATTCGCCCGCTGTTTCCCAAGGGCTACCGCCACGAAACGCAGGTCATCATCACGGTGCTTTCTGCCGACGGCCAGAACGCGCCCGACGTGCTGGGGCCCATCGGCGCCGCCGCCGCGCTGAGCGTGAGCGACATTCCCTGGGCCGGCCCGACCGCCTGCGTGCGCGTGGGGCAGATCGACGGGCAGTACGTGGTCAACCCCACCACCGAGCAGCTCACCCGCAGCCGCATGGACCTCGTGGTGGCGGGCACCCGCGAGGCCGTGATGATGGTCGAATGCGGCGCCCAGACGGTGAGCGAGGAAGAACTGGTCAGCGCCATCGAGTTCGCGCACCGCGAAATGCAGGGCGTGATCGACCTGATCGAGCGGATGCAGGCCGAAGTAGGGCGCGAGAAATTCAATTTCCTGGTCGAGCAGGACCTCGCCCACGACTATGTGCCCGAACTGACCGAGAAGGCGCTGGCGGGCGGCCTGAAAGACGCGCTGCTCACCCACAGCAAGAAGGAACGCGGGCAAAAGACCAAGGCGCTGCGCGACTCCATCATCGCCGGGTACGTGCCCGACCCCGAGGCCGAGGGCGCCGCCGAACTCGTCACTTCGCTCAAGAACGCCTACTACAAGGTCGAAAAACAGGAACTGCGCCGCCTGATTCTCGAAGACGACCTGCGGGCGGATGGGCGCAACTCGAGGACCGTGCGTCCCATCTGGATTGAGGCCCGGCCTCTGCCGACCGCGCACGGCAGCGCCATCTTCACGCGCGGCGAAACGCAGGTGCTGGGCGTGACCACCCTGGGCACCGAGCGCGACGAGATTCTGATCGACGACCTGAGCGCGGAAAACGGCGACAAGTTCCTGCTGCACTACAACTTCCCGCCCTACTCGACGGGCGAGGTCAAGCGCATGGGCGGGCAGTCGCGCCGTGAAATCGGGCACGGCAACCTCGCCAAGCGGGCCATTCGCGCCGTGCTGCCAAGCTTTGAGGAGTTCCCCTACGTGATTCGCGTGGTGGGCGAGGTGCTGGAATCCAACGGGTCGAGCAGCATGGCCACCGTCTGCGCGGGCACCCTCTCGCTGATGGACGCGGGCGTGCCGCTCAAGGCCCCGGTCGCGGGCGTGGCGATGGGTCTGGTCATGGAAGGCGACAAGTACCGCGTGCTGACCGACATCCTGGGCCTGGAAGACGCGCTGGGCGACATGGACTTCAAGGTCTGCGGGAGCGCAGAAGGCGTGACCGCGCTCCAAATGGACATCAAGGTGGGCGGCATCACCCCGCAAATCATGCGTGAAGCGCTCGCGCAGGCCCGTGAAGGTCGCCTGCACATCCTGGGCAAGATGGCCGAGGTGCTCGCCGCGCCGCGCAGCGAACTCTCGCCCACCGCCCCACGCATCCTGAGCATGAAAATCAACCCCGAACTCATCGGCAAGGTCATCGGGCCTGGGGGCAAGCAGGTGCGCGAACTCGAAGCGATGGGCGCACAGGTCACCATTGAGGAAGACGGCACCGTCCGCATCTTCAGCGCGTCGGGCGAGAAGGCGGAGGCGGTCAAGGCCCGAATCGAGGAAGTCACCCAGGAAGCCAAAGTCGGCCAGGAGTACGAAGGCACCGTGGTCAAGGTCGCTCCTTTCGGTGCGTTCGTGAACCTGTTCCCTGGTCAGGACGGGATGCTGCACATCTCGCAGATCAGCGAGGACCGCATCGAGAGCGTGGACGAAGTGCTCAAGGTGGGCGACAAGCTGAAGGTCAAGATTGTCAACGTGGATGACCGGGGCAAAATCGACCTCATTCGCCCGGAGCTGGAAGGCAAGGTCGCCCCCCGCGAACCCCGCGCCCCACGCGGCGGCGACCGTGGCTCGCGCCCTCCCCGTGATGGGGACCGTGGCCCGCGCCGCGACTTCGGTGAGCGTGGTCCGCGTCCTGAGCGTCCCGAAGGCCAACGCACCGAAACCCAGCCCCGCAGCGATAGCCCCCGCGCCGAGCGCCCGGCGACGGCTCCGGCCCCCCAGGAAGGCGGCCAGAGCAGCGACACGCCCGCCGCGCCCGTGTTCCCGAGGCGCGAGGACTGA